Genomic DNA from Oncorhynchus tshawytscha isolate Ot180627B linkage group LG04, Otsh_v2.0, whole genome shotgun sequence:
GACCCTGTTAGATCTTGATAGTCAAAGAGATATGACTCCATCAGTGTTCTCCATCTTGTGCAATTGCATTATCTGGTTCATAGAGTTGGAAAGAGGGCACACCCCCACTTTTCCATTATTGCTCCTGTGACAGCACGAGGAGCATCACTGACTGGTTGATTCTGAATGGTCcaatagctagcaacaatgacaagaattTGACTTGTGGGGAAACGTAGGTGTCTCATTTCAGCTTGTATCTGGTTAGTGATACCATGTCTTGCTtttaggtgttttgactgatatCATGGCTATGCGAATATGGATagaatttgctagctagctaaccaacaactgtaacaatgtatttgcgagacaacaagtgctcattgtgcaaaagtatttatgttttcaataaacatttggagactaaatatagtttacatgttgtcaacagtctaagccaaccccatctgttttgccccatagttgcacaCGCATGGGtattgttgctaaacaaccaatccGTCCACAGTGGGCTCTCTCTTAAAGTAGTACATTTCTTATTCTTCTACTTCTATGAGTTTACTAGTGGTTCATAAACAAAATGAAGAGATGCATACCGCCACCTACCGTGCTGGAGTTTATATAGTCTGAACGGGCATAAACCCAAGtttggtgatttactgccacctgccaTGCTGGAATGGTTTCTCAGGAGTaaaattcattggctgatccctcctacTGACCTGGATGGAATTCTGTGATCCAATTgaacccataggaagtcccacccagttgactagtTTAAAACAGTGTAAGACCTCAATGACGCTGCACATTCCAAAACAGGCTTTTGCAAGTGCGCGCTCTATCCAACTCTATGGTCTGGTTGAAATCTAATGCAGGGTGAAGAGTGCCATTTCATTCATAGAGGGCAAGGGGGAAGTTCTCTGACAGCTAAGACAGAGTATCCAATCAGTTAAAACAATGCCAGCCCACATAGCTAAATCACATACTGTACACGTCCACCACTGAGGAATACCAGTTTGGCTTGTACTGTTTGTCCCATAGAACAATAGTATTCACGACCCAGGGCAAAGTGGTTCAAAGCCACGATCCGGAGCCTGTATGGCTGCTGTGGCTACAAAAACAGCTATTCAAAACAGCTCACTACCTTGTAAAGGCATTCCCCATCTTTCTATGGTTTCTCAAATCGGTCCTTTTAAAGGCCGTTTGTCACACCATCTACACTTTTTAGGTCGACAGCGGCTGTTgattggaggaaattatagtttgGTCTATTCCAAATCAAGTGGTGGGACTGCTGTTGAGCTGAAACAAACTCCGGATTGTGGGATTTAGTATGATACATTATTGGGGTCATAGAGGTAGGGAAGACTCCAGGTTAGAGCAAAACATTCTGTTAACACCCACTATGGAGCTGAACTCTGGAAGTGACTGTACTCCTGGGCTGTAAATAATATTTACCACAACAGAGGAACAATGGGACCTTTTCGTTTGACAGGGTAAATGTTGCACCCGTGTAAAAGTAAGACCGGTGTGATCTCACACCTTCAAGTGGACAATTCTGATGAgcgaacatttttttttaaagtgtaaaaacaaaaaccCTTATTAAAAATGACCGATGCTATGCTTACTATGTTAGTCACTGTGGGAACGACGAGGGGATGGAAACTCACAGTGCGAGTGATGTCATGCTGATTACTTGAGCATGCCTGTTAGTCATACCATATGAAATAACATGGGTTTTACTGTATCATACACTGTATCCAGGGGAGGAGGGATATGGTTTTCCACAATGCAGTGGTGCAAGAATGCATCTCTTTAacacaagtaaaaaaataaaaaaagtataataTGTCAAGCTATAGAAGCCATTGTCTGAACATGGACTGAAACATGCTGTCCCAAACGGTGGAGCAAAAGGGAGAGTCTTGCCTTGCAGGAGAACCTCCCCAGCAGTCTGGTGGTTACTGGTTAGGACCCTCATAAGAAGGGTGGGGAGGTTACTGCATGGGGGAGGGACCAGAGCTCGGCTGACCAACCACAGTGCCGCCCCGAGTCCAGCCCTCCATCTCATCGGCCAAGAGGCGGACGGACCGGTGGTGTTAGTGATCTGATTGGTGGATCTCTGCAGTGGGTGGTACCTTTTTCTGCATCAGTCGCAGTTCGCCACTTAAGTTGCTGTTGACCTTCATCAGCTGCTTGATCTTGGCCTCCGAGGCAGACAGGGCGTGCTTCACCTCCAGGAACTCCTGCACCGTGACAGGTCCGTCTGACAGGTCCGAGTCCAGACTCTGTAGAGGAAAAAGTCAGCGATTGAAAAGCCAGACTGCAGGTGCTCAATTTCAGTATTACATACAGTCCTGTACTTGAAATCCTTTACTTGGTTTGCGTGCAATGCCATCGCGTTAGTTACCTTGGTCCGGTCCTTGCCCGAGGGTGGCTCCTGATCCGTGTCCTCGTCAGAGGCCACACTGTCGTAGTCCGGCTGGTCATTGTCCAGACCCTCACTGCCGCGCCGGATGCTCACGCTTTTTAGGATAAGTTCAACGTTTTCTGCAACCACAAAGCAGcaaatgagaaaataaataaatggggcACCTTTCTCATTTCGTCAAAAGAACACTATTTTGATTGCATGCGTTTGTGAGCcatgtgcgtgtgagagagaggtagtagatCCATTATTGTCCAGTACTCTACCTTTGGGACTCATCGTAGAGTTTCCCAGCTGTCGACGCTTCGCGTCACTTAATATGTCGATGACAAGTGTTGCAAATTCATGTGCATTGAATCTCGCAAGTTTTTGCCGTCCCTGGAGAAAGAAATATTATACATAATGTATCCTTTCCTATTGCATCTGATGACATTtcctgatttatttattttatttacttacttGTTTGACAtcttactgcattgttaggaccTGGTAatataagcattttgctgcacccacTATAACGTCTGCTAAATGGTGTACGTGAACCGGTCATATttaaagggagggagaaaaacagaggggagaatatacagttgaaacaaaagtatctatatccacagtatgcAGCAGGCTTGCCTGGTTTCGTGTTGATGAGTACTCTGGGTTCACAGGAAGGAAAGGCACCACAGTGGTGTCTGTCACCAGCGTGCTGTGGTTCTGTGTCGCCAGCCATACTGTGCAGAACATAGGGGTGTTGCATCAGGGCCATGTTTATTAGGAAACGTAAACAGAAAACTTTTTGCAACAGGAAACAAAAGATGCCTGTTTCTTATTGGATAAGTCAAGGTAGTCCCTCCCAGTTTCAGTCGGTTTTCTTCAGTTTGTTGCCTAATTAACACCATCAAGATGCTTAAACTGGACATGGTGGACTAAATGCTAAGAAACATGCACTGATGTTACTCCACATCACTGTCGGTCCCTCAGTGTGTCTTACCTGCATCCGTCTCCCGTCTGTCCACCTCGTCATACACGTCCATCGCCAGCTCCTCAAACAAATGATTACTGAGCTGAAATGAAATTTGTGATATGTGAGAAATCAAACCAGAACCAGTTCTATGATATGCTTTGGTTACATTATATGCGTCTCTATGCATTATGTACTGTAATGATATTACAATCAAAACCTGAATGACTAGAACACTTACAGACTGGAGTTTCTTCTTGGCTGCCTTTGCCAGTTCTGATAAATCTAAACTGCTATAGATGGAAAAAAAATACATCTGCTTAGCCTCTGATTTAGAATGGGAGGGAAAATGGTCAAACCTCATTATGATCAAATACTTACATGTTCCTTATCCATCAAAAGAGAGCAATACAAAAAGAGAACATGCTTAATTTGAGTTCAAATACCAGAACTATGCTATAATAAGACCAGAAATGTCAGATTTTTCTCAGATATACATTATTATAACAATGATTTTGTTGTTTTAACTAAGGCCAAAGCAGTTGTTTCAATTTCCTGTCATGCTTGTTACAAAAAGCCACAGAACATGTCCTGGCAGGCCCAAGAGTTGGATTTTCACAGTCAAAGAAACAGCTCATGGTTtcttaattatatatatattttttatctaaGAATGATCCCCATAAAGTGATATATTTCattagtctggtcccagatctgtttaagCTTTTTTGACAAATCCTCTGGTTGTCATTTGGCATGACAACAAACATAGGGGTTGGCTATACAGAACAAACAGTCTGGGACCAGAATAGTATATTATGCATTGACCTACACAATACTTCCTTACCTGTCGGCCATCTGTGGGACGATGAAGTGTTGGCCATTTTTATGATCTGAAAGCAAGCACGGACATAATATGGATTGTTTTGATTTGAACTCATGGGAGTTACCGTATGTGATGTTGAGTAACCCCCGAAACTAGGCTGCAAACATTGAGTGTGTGTTGATTTAGCAGGCAAAAAACTGCAGCTGACAGAGGTTTGGAAAAATAGACACACAAGGCTTGCAGCCTAGCTTGAGAAGGCGAAGGACTCTCGTCACTTACCAGGCTTTCTTCCACAGAGATAGAAAGCCAGTCTGTCAGTAAGTTCATACTGAATCTCCACCAGCCTATCAGCCAGGTCATGGTAGCCAGCTTGCCTAAGAAGCACATGAGAGAAACCAGTTATGCCTCTTCTTACCCATAACAGCCAGCCTGGTAGCAAAGCCACACTCTTTTTTATTTATGACTTGCATAAAATAAGTTTAATATTCTGAatggtgaactatccctttaaaaggctGGATGCTGCAGTACCTTGCATAGTCAATGGGAGTCTTGGCGCTGGTGTCGGGGGCGCCGGGGTCGGCCCCGTAGACTGTCAGCAGCTCGGCCTGAAACACCTGGCCTGCCTTGGCAGCCACATGCAGCGGCGTATTCCCTTTTTCCTGAAGGAAAGGTAAGACACCACCCATACGTGAACAATTAAAACTAGGAAGAAAGAAAGACTTCAACACATAGATAGGGTGTGAGAAAGGGTAAGGGCCTGTTCACACTGCTTGTGGCATAAACACTACGCCACAAAAGGTTAAACCTATGAAAATAATTCCTTTttggaatgtttttttccccccacaagCCGTGTTCTATTAAGTTGCTCTTGTACCTGTGAGCAAAACAGTAATACTGGTAGTAAACATGTAGTATTAACATGCTGTTAAGGATATGTTTAGAAGCTGGATAGGGGAGAAATGAGATGAGTGATCAGAGTCTTACTGGGTGAAAGAAGTTGGCCTGGGCGCCCAGAGAGAGTAACCTCAGACATGTCTCCAGGTTACCAGTTCGGACACTGGAGTGAAGTTGCTGAGAGAAAATAAAATCAACATCTATTAGTAAAATATTGCTCATTCAAGCCAAATAAACCTTCATTAGCACAGAGTGGCCGAGATCTCACCTTGCTTAAGTCCTTGGCAGTGAAGCTGTCGTCATCTCGACAAGGCATCCGGTGGACAAAAGCCAGCATTTGGTATTTGGCCTTTATGAACTCTGTCTTATTTGGGCTATGGGAATGACAAAAAGAAGAGGGGGTAAACAGCAGAGAAATGGAGTAAAGAGCCTCGTGGGAGGATATCCAGCACTTTAATTTCAAGCAACACCCACTCTTAAATTCCCAATACCCTTGTCACGCTATTGTGCTGACCCAAACCAGCACTTTGGGGAATGTGTAACCAGGTCAATGCAGTTTAGCATGGTTCGTAtcagctcagtagtgtgaaaagggtactAGGGCAACTGGGCCAAATGTCCCTCCTTCACTTGTGAATAAGTGTACACTCCTGGTTCACTAAGCAGCCATCAAACACTCATGACTCACTGTACTTTGTCCTGAGGGTTGGCCTTGCGTTTCCCACTCATCACAGACGCTGGGTCCAGTAGAGAGTGTTCCCATATCGAATTTGCACTGTTGTTGTATAACATCTGAACCATCTGATTAAAAGACAAAGATATGATCAATTAAACAAAACATACCAACAGCCTGTTCTATCACAAAAGCAGAAAAGGGGATAGCTTTGACCACAgtaaaggggtgtgtgtgtgttggggatctTACCTGTAACTGTGTAGGAGCCCATGGTGTGTGAGTCAGGTGACGCACTTGGGAGCTGTGTCTGCCCAGACTCCGATGAACACTACAGCACTCGTCACAGATCAACACGCCCCTGTTCACAGAAGCCCAACGAGGCTCTAAGCATAAAGGAAACAAATACATACCTAcagtaaatacatacatacagtggggagaacaagtatttgataacctgcaaaatcagcagtgtttcctacttacaaagcatgtagaggtctgtaatttttatcataggtacacttcaactgttaGAATATAAAGCAAaaccccagaaaatcacattgtatgattttaagtaattaatttgcattttattggaTGACAtcagtatttgatcacctaccaaccagtaagaattccagctctcacagacctgttagtttttctttaagaagccctcctgttctccactcattacctgtattaactgcacctgtttaaactgttacctgtataaaagacacctgtccacacactcaaacagactccaacctctccacaatggccaagaccagagggctgtgtaaggacatcagggataaaattgtagacctgcacaaggttgGGATggcctacaggacaataggcaagcagcttggtgagaattgcgtcaacagttgttgccttaTTAGAAAATTGCTGAAGTTCAAGacgacggtcaatcaccctcggcctggggctccatgcaagatctcacctcgtggggcatcaatgatcatgaggaaggtgagggatcagcccagaactacacggcaggacctggtcaatgacctgaagagagctgggaccacagtctcaaagaaaaccattagtaacacactacgccgtcatggattaaaatcctgcaccgcacacaaggtccccctgctcaaaccagcgcatgtccaggcccgtctgaagtttgccaatgatcatctggatgatccagaggaggaatgggagaaggtcatgtggtctgatgagacaaaaattgtgctttttggtctaaactccactcaccgtgtttggaggaagaaggatgagtacaaccccaagaacaccatcccaaccgtgaagcatggaggtggaaacatcattctttggggatgcttttctgcaaaggggacagcacgactgcaccatattgaggggaggatggatggggccatgtattgccagatcttggccaacaacctccttccctcagtaagaccATTGaggatgggtcatggctgggtcatggctgggtcttccagcatgacaacgacccgaaacacacagccagggcaactggctaggagtggctccataagaagcatctcaaggtcctggagtggcctagccagtctccagacctgaacccaacagaacatctttggagggagctgaaagtccgtttgcccagcgacagccccgaaacctgaaggatctggagaaggactgtatggaggagtgggccaaaatccctgctgctgtgtgtgcaaacctggtcaagaactacaggaaacgtatgatctctgtaattgcaaacaaaggtttctgtaccaaatattaagttctgcttttctgatgtatcaaatacttacgttgtgcaataaaatgcaaattaattacttaaaaatcatacaatgtgattttctggatttttgtttttgattccgtctctcacagttgaagtgtacctatgataaaaattacaaacctctagatgctttgtaagtaggaaacactgcctattttgcaggttatcaaatacttgttctccccactatacATACACCTGAATATTTCACCAACTCAATTGCAAAGCCTCATTTGGCTTTTGTTCATTCATTTGTAATACCATGTAGTCGAATACACTGAGAAGGACCTGTGGGTGAAAATGCACTGACACAGTGCTTGTCTGATTCTCATCCTAGCCTACAGCTTAATGATCACTCATTATAACTGCCACTTTTCATATCATCTAGAGGCTACATCAGCAGTCACTGTTTGAAACTGTTTGACACTTACACGGCTTTCCTTGGTTACTGGCACCTTCCTCATGACTGGGCTTTTCCATTGCTCCTCACATTCATTATTCAAATTTCTGGCATGCTGCCTTTGGCCGCCAGGCCACTTCACTTCTCACTCAGCTGCAAACTCACTCTGGTCCCAGCCTCTCCATTCTGGTGGCATCCCAGTTGGGCTACACTGAAAAGACAGCCGGCCCAGATACACCCTTGGAATCTATATGCCTGAACTGATCCTGCCTGTAGATAAAGGAAACCCTATTGAGGCTAACATGGAGACAACTTCAGGGCCCATTATTCTGATAGCACTAACTTCTATTGACAGACTTTTTTCAAAACTGTCACATATTACAATGCAAGTCAT
This window encodes:
- the git2a gene encoding ARF GTPase-activating protein GIT2a isoform X5, which gives rise to MSKRLRNSELCADCSVPEPRWASVNRGVLICDECCSVHRSLGRHSSQVRHLTHTPWAPTQLQMVQMLYNNSANSIWEHSLLDPASVMSGKRKANPQDKVHPNKTEFIKAKYQMLAFVHRMPCRDDDSFTAKDLSKQLHSSVRTGNLETCLRLLSLGAQANFFHPEKGNTPLHVAAKAGQVFQAELLTVYGADPGAPDTSAKTPIDYARQAGYHDLADRLVEIQYELTDRLAFYLCGRKPDHKNGQHFIVPQMADRNISLDLSELAKAAKKKLQSLSNHLFEELAMDVYDEVDRRETDAVWLATQNHSTLVTDTTVVPFLPVNPEYSSTRNQGRQKLARFNAHEFATLVIDILSDAKRRQLGNSTMSPKENVELILKSVSIRRGSEGLDNDQPDYDSVASDEDTDQEPPSGKDRTKSLDSDLSDGPVTVQEFLEVKHALSASEAKIKQLMKVNSNLSGELRLMQKKLHSLQSENTSLRRQGPTTHIYQVPISSGSEYTDPPSSSPSAMKRRQSARASRPMSMSIYETGSGLKPYLPKGETPYPEEGIPTLQPFLPPHASKMEKQSSMSDGDYDNTTNDSELEDSGVGRRGRLRSSGWLGEGSSIPELDDLEAEPDSALPSTEDVIRKTEQITKNIQDLLRAAQENKHDSFIPCSERIHVAVTEMAALFPKRPRSETVRGPLRLLTSSAFRLQGECQKAVPPEGGPGPDMQLVTQQVIQCAYDIAKAAKQLVTITTKENSN
- the git2a gene encoding ARF GTPase-activating protein GIT2a isoform X4, whose product is MSKRLRNSELCADCSVPEPRWASVNRGVLICDECCSVHRSLGRHSSQVRHLTHTPWAPTQLQMVQMLYNNSANSIWEHSLLDPASVMSGKRKANPQDKVHPNKTEFIKAKYQMLAFVHRMPCRDDDSFTAKDLSKQLHSSVRTGNLETCLRLLSLGAQANFFHPEKGNTPLHVAAKAGQVFQAELLTVYGADPGAPDTSAKTPIDYARQAGYHDLADRLVEIQYELTDRLAFYLCGRKPDHKNGQHFIVPQMADSSLDLSELAKAAKKKLQSLSNHLFEELAMDVYDEVDRRETDAVWLATQNHSTLVTDTTVVPFLPVNPEYSSTRNQGRQKLARFNAHEFATLVIDILSDAKRRQLGNSTMSPKENVELILKSVSIRRGSEGLDNDQPDYDSVASDEDTDQEPPSGKDRTKSLDSDLSDGPVTVQEFLEVKHALSASEAKIKQLMKVNSNLSGELRLMQKKLHSLQSENTSLRRQGPTTHIYQVPISSGSEYTDPPSSSPSAMKRRQSARASRPMSMSIYETGSGLKPYLPKGETPYPEEGIPTLQPFLPPHMGRGAFVTSSSLPSFPSTLSWSRDESAQRASKMEKQSSMSDGDYDNTTNDSELEDSGVGRRGRLRSSGWLGEGSSIPELDDLEAEPDSALPSTEDVIRKTEQITKNIQDLLRAAQENKHDSFIPCSERIHVAVTEMAALFPKRPRSETVRGPLRLLTSSAFRLQGECQKAVPPEGGPGPDMQLVTQQVIQCAYDIAKAAKQLVTITTKENSN
- the git2a gene encoding ARF GTPase-activating protein GIT2a isoform X6, which codes for MSKRLRNSELCADCSVPEPRWASVNRGVLICDECCSVHRSLGRHSSQVRHLTHTPWAPTQLQMVQMLYNNSANSIWEHSLLDPASVMSGKRKANPQDKVHPNKTEFIKAKYQMLAFVHRMPCRDDDSFTAKDLSKQLHSSVRTGNLETCLRLLSLGAQANFFHPEKGNTPLHVAAKAGQVFQAELLTVYGADPGAPDTSAKTPIDYARQAGYHDLADRLVEIQYELTDRLAFYLCGRKPDHKNGQHFIVPQMADSSLDLSELAKAAKKKLQSLSNHLFEELAMDVYDEVDRRETDAVWLATQNHSTLVTDTTVVPFLPVNPEYSSTRNQGRQKLARFNAHEFATLVIDILSDAKRRQLGNSTMSPKENVELILKSVSIRRGSEGLDNDQPDYDSVASDEDTDQEPPSGKDRTKSLDSDLSDGPVTVQEFLEVKHALSASEAKIKQLMKVNSNLSGELRLMQKKLHSLQSENTSLRRQGPTTHIYQVPISSGSEYTDPPSSSPSAMKRRQSARASRPMSMSIYETGSGLKPYLPKGETPYPEEGIPTLQPFLPPHASKMEKQSSMSDGDYDNTTNDSELEDSGVGRRGRLRSSGWLGEGSSIPELDDLEAEPDSALPSTEDVIRKTEQITKNIQDLLRAAQENKHDSFIPCSERIHVAVTEMAALFPKRPRSETVRGPLRLLTSSAFRLQGECQKAVPPEGGPGPDMQLVTQQVIQCAYDIAKAAKQLVTITTKENSN
- the git2a gene encoding ARF GTPase-activating protein GIT2a isoform X1 — encoded protein: MSKRLRNSELCADCSVPEPRWASVNRGVLICDECCSVHRSLGRHSSQVRHLTHTPWAPTQLQMVQMLYNNSANSIWEHSLLDPASVMSGKRKANPQDKVHPNKTEFIKAKYQMLAFVHRMPCRDDDSFTAKDLSKQLHSSVRTGNLETCLRLLSLGAQANFFHPEKGNTPLHVAAKAGQVFQAELLTVYGADPGAPDTSAKTPIDYARQAGYHDLADRLVEIQYELTDRLAFYLCGRKPDHKNGQHFIVPQMADSSLDLSELAKAAKKKLQSLSNHLFEELAMDVYDEVDRRETDAVWLATQNHSTLVTDTTVVPFLPVNPEYSSTRNQGRQKLARFNAHEFATLVIDILSDAKRRQLGNSTMSPKENVELILKSVSIRRGSEGLDNDQPDYDSVASDEDTDQEPPSGKDRTKSLDSDLSDGPVTVQEFLEVKHALSASEAKIKQLMKVNSNLSGELRLMQKKLHSLQSENTSLRRQGPTTHIYQVPISSGSEYTDPPSSSPSAMKRRQSARASRPMSMSIYETGSGLKPYLPKGETPYPEEGIPTLQPFLPPHMGRGAFVTSSSLPSFPSTLSWSRDESAQRASKMEKQSSMSDGDYDNTTNDSELEDSGVGRRGRLRSSGWLGEGSSIPELDDLEAEPDSALPSTEDVIRKTEQITKNIQDLLRAAQENKHDRPCEGVRRLRHSLGCFSSLVPWAEKAPSPLQPLNLRSLDPAACFIPCSERIHVAVTEMAALFPKRPRSETVRGPLRLLTSSAFRLQGECQKAVPPEGGPGPDMQLVTQQVIQCAYDIAKAAKQLVTITTKENSN
- the git2a gene encoding ARF GTPase-activating protein GIT2a isoform X7 → MSKRLRNSELCADCSVPEPRWASVNRGVLICDECCSVHRSLGRHSSQVRHLTHTPWAPTQLQMVQMLYNNSANSIWEHSLLDPASVMSGKRKANPQDKVHPNKTEFIKAKYQMLAFVHRMPCRDDDSFTAKDLSKQLHSSVRTGNLETCLRLLSLGAQANFFHPEKGNTPLHVAAKAGQVFQAELLTVYGADPGAPDTSAKTPIDYARQAGYHDLADRLVEIQYELTDRLAFYLCGRKPDHKNGQHFIVPQMADRNISLDLSELAKAAKKKLQSLSNHLFEELAMDVYDEVDRRETDAVWLATQNHSTLVTDTTVVPFLPVNPEYSSTRNQGRQKLARFNAHEFATLVIDILSDAKRRQLGNSTMSPKENVELILKSVSIRRGSEGLDNDQPDYDSVASDEDTDQEPPSGKDRTKSLDSDLSDGPVTVQEFLEVKHALSASEAKIKQLMKVNSNLSGELRLMQKKMGRGAFVTSSSLPSFPSTLSWSRDESAQRASKMEKQSSMSDGDYDNTTNDSELEDSGVGRRGRLRSSGWLGEGSSIPELDDLEAEPDSALPSTEDVIRKTEQITKNIQDLLRAAQENKHDRPCEGVRRLRHSLGCFSSLVPWAEKAPSPLQPLNLRSLDPAACFIPCSERIHVAVTEMAALFPKRPRSETVRGPLRLLTSSAFRLQGECQKAVPPEGGPGPDMQLVTQQVIQCAYDIAKAAKQLVTITTKENSN
- the git2a gene encoding ARF GTPase-activating protein GIT2a isoform X2, producing the protein MSKRLRNSELCADCSVPEPRWASVNRGVLICDECCSVHRSLGRHSSQVRHLTHTPWAPTQLQMVQMLYNNSANSIWEHSLLDPASVMSGKRKANPQDKVHPNKTEFIKAKYQMLAFVHRMPCRDDDSFTAKDLSKQLHSSVRTGNLETCLRLLSLGAQANFFHPEKGNTPLHVAAKAGQVFQAELLTVYGADPGAPDTSAKTPIDYARQAGYHDLADRLVEIQYELTDRLAFYLCGRKPDHKNGQHFIVPQMADRNISLDLSELAKAAKKKLQSLSNHLFEELAMDVYDEVDRRETDAVWLATQNHSTLVTDTTVVPFLPVNPEYSSTRNQGRQKLARFNAHEFATLVIDILSDAKRRQLGNSTMSPKENVELILKSVSIRRGSEGLDNDQPDYDSVASDEDTDQEPPSGKDRTKSLDSDLSDGPVTVQEFLEVKHALSASEAKIKQLMKVNSNLSGELRLMQKKLHSLQSENTSLRRQGPTTHIYQVPISSGSEYTDPPSSSPSAMKRRQSARASRPMSMSIYETGSGLKPYLPKGETPYPEEGIPTLQPFLPPHASKMEKQSSMSDGDYDNTTNDSELEDSGVGRRGRLRSSGWLGEGSSIPELDDLEAEPDSALPSTEDVIRKTEQITKNIQDLLRAAQENKHDRPCEGVRRLRHSLGCFSSLVPWAEKAPSPLQPLNLRSLDPAACFIPCSERIHVAVTEMAALFPKRPRSETVRGPLRLLTSSAFRLQGECQKAVPPEGGPGPDMQLVTQQVIQCAYDIAKAAKQLVTITTKENSN
- the git2a gene encoding ARF GTPase-activating protein GIT2a isoform X8, with translation MSKRLRNSELCADCSVPEPRWASVNRGVLICDECCSVHRSLGRHSSQVRHLTHTPWAPTQLQMVQMLYNNSANSIWEHSLLDPASVMSGKRKANPQDKVHPNKTEFIKAKYQMLAFVHRMPCRDDDSFTAKDLSKQLHSSVRTGNLETCLRLLSLGAQANFFHPEKGNTPLHVAAKAGQVFQAELLTVYGADPGAPDTSAKTPIDYARQAGYHDLADRLVEIQYELTDRLAFYLCGRKPDHKNGQHFIVPQMADRNISLDLSELAKAAKKKLQSLSNHLFEELAMDVYDEVDRRETDAVWLATQNHSTLVTDTTVVPFLPVNPEYSSTRNQGRQKLARFNAHEFATLVIDILSDAKRRQLGNSTMSPKENVELILKSVSIRRGSEGLDNDQPDYDSVASDEDTDQEPPSGKDRTKSLDSDLSDGPVTVQEFLEVKHALSASEAKIKQLMKVNSNLSGELRLMQKKASKMEKQSSMSDGDYDNTTNDSELEDSGVGRRGRLRSSGWLGEGSSIPELDDLEAEPDSALPSTEDVIRKTEQITKNIQDLLRAAQENKHDRPCEGVRRLRHSLGCFSSLVPWAEKAPSPLQPLNLRSLDPAACFIPCSERIHVAVTEMAALFPKRPRSETVRGPLRLLTSSAFRLQGECQKAVPPEGGPGPDMQLVTQQVIQCAYDIAKAAKQLVTITTKENSN
- the git2a gene encoding ARF GTPase-activating protein GIT2a isoform X3 — translated: MSKRLRNSELCADCSVPEPRWASVNRGVLICDECCSVHRSLGRHSSQVRHLTHTPWAPTQLQMVQMLYNNSANSIWEHSLLDPASVMSGKRKANPQDKVHPNKTEFIKAKYQMLAFVHRMPCRDDDSFTAKDLSKQLHSSVRTGNLETCLRLLSLGAQANFFHPEKGNTPLHVAAKAGQVFQAELLTVYGADPGAPDTSAKTPIDYARQAGYHDLADRLVEIQYELTDRLAFYLCGRKPDHKNGQHFIVPQMADRNISLDLSELAKAAKKKLQSLSNHLFEELAMDVYDEVDRRETDAVWLATQNHSTLVTDTTVVPFLPVNPEYSSTRNQGRQKLARFNAHEFATLVIDILSDAKRRQLGNSTMSPKENVELILKSVSIRRGSEGLDNDQPDYDSVASDEDTDQEPPSGKDRTKSLDSDLSDGPVTVQEFLEVKHALSASEAKIKQLMKVNSNLSGELRLMQKKLHSLQSENTSLRRQGPTTHIYQVPISSGSEYTDPPSSSPSAMKRRQSARASRPMSMSIYETGSGLKPYLPKGETPYPEEGIPTLQPFLPPHMGRGAFVTSSSLPSFPSTLSWSRDESAQRASKMEKQSSMSDGDYDNTTNDSELEDSGVGRRGRLRSSGWLGEGSSIPELDDLEAEPDSALPSTEDVIRKTEQITKNIQDLLRAAQENKHDSFIPCSERIHVAVTEMAALFPKRPRSETVRGPLRLLTSSAFRLQGECQKAVPPEGGPGPDMQLVTQQVIQCAYDIAKAAKQLVTITTKENSN